The Argentina anserina chromosome 5, drPotAnse1.1, whole genome shotgun sequence genome includes the window aaaacctcatctttatttttaagaagaacaatccatgaaagacgtgtgcaatcatcaataaataacacaaaatatcgcatgcctgacacagtagactctttagagggtccccaaacatcagaatgaattagttcaaaaggaataaaacttttagtagaagtattaggggaataagtagatcgatgactcttacccaaaacacaggtctcacaacataaagaagactcgtccacactaataaacaaagtaggcatagattttttcataacactaaaagatggatgtcctaagcgacgatgccataaccaaacttcacttagcttgtcagaagtggagagtaaagcggtccgagactgtccccctggttttccccctgcgtatgtcagatccagatgaaacaaccggcccctcagatacccccgaccaattacccgtccggtgagaagatcctgaaagatcacatacataggaaaaaatgttacagagcactgagcgtcagcgttcaattggggaacagatatcaaatgatgagataaaacatGTACATAGAGTAtgttgtgaagctctatggtgggagtaatacaaACGGATCCGGACCCTAACACgggaaatgcctcaccattagtaTTAGTAACAGagggtacgggtggaggggacaatacggtaaagTAAGATtttatcataagtcatatgatcagatgcaccagaatcaataatccaagtatcaaaactaacaaagtgagaaatattaaaGGCCATACCAATTTAACTACGGCCAACGATGGAAGTTGTAGGTGCTCCGccagcagtatgatgatcattccCAACCACACCAAAGATATCGGGTTCCGGAACTAAGTGAAGAGCTGCTCTTGCCTGGGGACGATGATTAGGCCTCTTGGGCCTAAGACGCggatataatttccaacaggtcgcacgagcatggttagtatcatggcaataagagcaaggagggcgaggctgattcccgaaacctggtggtggtccttgtcgaTGAAGGGGAGCGGAAGTTGCTTGCATAAGGGGTGGTGCCGGATAGCGAGCATgaatagtaaggctggaaatgaCAGCCGGTGCCAGAAGAatactctcctgctgagactcatcctttcagatataggtgaaagcggtgagtaggctaggtggttcggtcattcggagcaattcgcctttcgcactggtatgcttggcgtcaagacctttcaggaaatggtgaactcgttcaagctcaTTCTCTTtgtggtaccaaacaatatcctcttgattttttatcatgcaaggacgtttcacatcaatctcagcccaaatattttttagctTGGTGAAATAATGTgtcaccggttgcccatcctggtgtATGGCCAAAgatgtgcacattaactcatgaacctgtatgaaatcagagtcattagtatataagccagtcagtgtctcccatattgcctgcgcagtagcacatgcctccacaagatcaactatctcatcattcatagctttccacaagatggacatgacaagaccatcgtcgtcgtcccatttgttgtaggcaacaatatcctcaggactaggagccttagtgatGCCGGTGAGATgtcccatcttgtgcatgcctcgaagatgaacAGCCATGAGTCGTTTCTATTTACGAAAATTGGTTCTGTTGAGTTTGGTGcccccaaatgaaccactgtcagaatttttgacagatacttcgaagGTCAGAACTTCAGGGAGATGAGAACCCTCAGTTTCATGTCCAGAACCCATcgaaaaagaaacaatgtaGTTAGACAGcacaaaaaaaacacaaaaaatgaGAACAATCTGTCACCGGTGCACGTGCACTGACGGTGAATATGCACCGACAGAATCTGGtcgaaccgggtcgggtctgGTGGACCGGGTCGAGAGcaggccgggtcgggtcggattgAGAGTAGATAAATGTAAGGGTTTCGCCGAAAGTTTCGtgaaagagaggagagagagggacAACGGCGGAAATTGATCTCGTCGATGGAGCGAGAGAGAGCCGAGGAGAGGCAGATCCGGGAAGAGAGGGACCACCGGATGAGGGCGTCTCGGAGAGACAGCGGCGGAGCCGGAAGAACGGAGCGACATCGGAGGGACAGTGGGCGATTAGCTCCGGGGAAGATCGACGTCGAGCGGCGAGTCCGAGTGCGGAGCGGCCAAGCAGAAGCAGCGAAGAGGCGCCGGAGGTCGACCTGCcggaaaaaggagaaaaaaggaaagaacagAACaggaggctctgataccaagtggtAAGATACCGattgtttctcttgaattgatGATTTGCATATACAGATTAGAATGGTATATATAGACTAATTTACACTATATACTAATCTCTCCACTAATCACTCCACTACCCGTGATTTCCTCCACTATCTATTCATTCACCTACTACCATCcactcacaagttctcacccACGTCCAAATATAACCAAGGTAGTTCGATGATCTTGTTATGAAGAGGATTACAGAAAAAGAACTCTACTTTAGTATGAATTGAATAAACAATGAGTTTCGATAGAAGCAACCAGCCATGTTTTGAGGTTCAAATCAAACCTTTGTGCTGCTCGTGACGAATTTTCGCAATTTGGGGCTGATTTTTAGTTCACGACAGAAAAACTGTTTTGGCCCCCAGAAATcgcgaagacaaaaactcacTGAGAATCTATCAAAACTGAATCGCCATGGCATTCTTTACCTCATGCGTTGAAGAATAACTGCAGCTTGGTGCCAAGTGTTGCATACGTGAGCAAAGTATACGAGATCAATAAGATCGTGATTTGCGAGACACTGAGCAACTAGGATTAAGATATCGATCGCTGAAAGAACATCAGACATTGAACTGTTGTCTTGACTTTGATGATTACTTGATTAGTAATTGACAATGCCATAGTAGTATCGCTAGTTATTTACTGGTCTTTGAAGTTTATGACTGTATGTGAGGGTCTGAGGTGGATGGAACCCGCTTTTTATTTGGTTGTGATTTGAATGAAAAAGGAATTATTGTATGATTTGTATCTCATGAATTATGACCTTGAATCCTTGATTCGCACGAAATGACATCAACGGTGGCATGAAACTTGCCGGTTAACCAAGATCAACTCATATTTGGCTTTATGGAACCTTGAGCATCAAGAAACCCTATGAATCAGAATTTAAGATTTTCCCATAAGAGGGGCATGCTCGGCCTAAAGACAGCAGCATCGACCCTCCTTCAAAAGAATCAACATTTTCCAAAGAAAAGAGCAGATAGCTGACTGTTGCGGTTGAAGGGAATTCAAAGCAATAAGTCTTGTAAATTACGGTTGTTTAACTTGAAGGCGCTTATACTGAAGTGCTTTTCTGGTAAACGAAAAACTGTATACCATCAGTCATTACAAAAATGTTTTGACATGAAGGTATAAAATTGGTGTGGGTGcgtatttttcattttattgatCCAAATCTCAAAATAAAGAGGACAACGTGTTTTTTCGATGTAAATAGGACAATGCGTTGATGTTCTAACCCAATATCCCTCGATAACAATGTGTTGATGTCCTAGGTCTTACCTATTTTCATTTAGGTTAATGTAATGTGACGCCCAATTgcataaaattataattcgaATAGGAATATATCACGGGATAATTACTCTTCATTCTTGGAAGTGGATAACATAATTCGAGACCAGGTTGGAGACTTGAAGCAAATAGTAGAATATTATATAGAATATGACATCATTACCGAACAACTCAACAACAGATAACAAAATAAGAAACCTatcatttaaaatatttaaataaataaagacaaAAGCTCAAACCCAACAAATAGTACCATACCTGACTTCAATTAAATGACCAAAATGCCCTCTTTTATAATTGAATTGGTGGTGcgactctttctctctctctaagaAGAAATCAGATGCAATGGTGGAGGAGCCTCCACTCCTTGATGACGATGCCTCGGCGGAAAATTTCGATGCCTTCACTCCTTGCCGACGACGCTTCGCTGTCTATCAAGTGCCTCCACTCCTTGATGACAATGCCTCGGCGGTGAATTTCAATGCCTTCACTCCTTGCTGACGACGCCTCGCCGTCTATCAGGTAATTGATTTGTGGTACTTCAATTGTGGTGGAATAATAGATGTTGAAATTAAGTTTTTGCCAAACATTGCTTCTTCTTTAATTGGATTGGATCTAGGGAGATTGAGGACAAGCCACGGCTTCTAAAGTTTGGTGATGCTAAAATGAAAAGGACTAGAAAAGAGTTAAGGAGTGGAAATGTTTCTTTATCAGAGGCATGGGCTTGGCGAAAAGCTCTCAATTTGGGTAAAGAAATTTTCTGAATGTGAATTCAAACTTCAAGTAGTAGCAGGAAGTAGAAAAACTAGCTAGAGATGAAGTGGACAAGAACGGATGTAAAGTAGCAAGAACAAGTGAAGTAGCATAATGAGAAGCGTAGTAGCATGAATGATGTTGTGTATATAGTAGCAGCGATAATGACAAGTGTAATAGCAAAATCAAATGATTATGAGTACAAGTGCAGTAGCAAGATTTGACGACAATGGTTGCAGTAGCAGGGTTGGATCACTTGGATGAATTCAAGTTCTCAACAGCAGcttaaattttcaaaaagTATAGTAccatctctttctctcttttttctctctACGAGTTCAAGTTCAGTAGCAGGACTGGATGAATTAAAAATCTTAGTAGCAGTGAGATCTTAGTAGCAgcttaaaatttcaaaaatgcAGTGCGTCACTAGATCTTTTTGTATTTCTGAGAAGATTTTCTTATTTGAGCAAGGTTAATTTGGTAAATGAACTTGAGGACATATGGTAGATATGTGTTAAAATGTGTCCTTATTAATATAAAACCAACTTAGAGTGGTGCATTTGTGTTATGCATATGTATTTAGGACTTAATTGTGATTTCCTAAATATTATGTATGCCGGTATAGTATTCATATAAAATTAGGTATATTTTTCTGAGGGGTCGCTTAACTCATTAGGCTCTTGATCCACACCTAAGGGTGCCTAGAACTTTGGCAAAATGTCGACCAAAAACTCAAAAGACTAAGCACCCTCCAGACCTGTACTTTGTCTTCTTCAAAAGTCATTCCACCTTCTTTGGATCCACCAGCCAACCAACTGGGCAACTAAAAATATTCGTTCCCAATTCCCACTCTCGGTCATAATGACTTACTAATTGCTTCTAGCGATTTTGAGGGAATCCGAGAATATTTTGGGTCAATAGGCGGATTACTGATTTCCTCGGCCGTCTATAAAATCGACATGGCTCGTGGTGCTATTGAcacacatttttttctttaattattgatGTGACCTGGCCGATTCCATCACTTAGCTTGGCTATAACTCGGTCTTGGTCTACTTTAGAAATTTCGTGTTAGTTAATTTTCATAATGTTATTCCaatttcatcaagtatgtTCCAGCTTTCACACCAAGCTGGCATTGCTTCAGAGTTCAGACTTGCACAACCGCTCCAAAAGAATATTCCCCGATTCCCCAATAATTAGTCCACCTGCAAAACAtaagaaaacacaaaaatcaaagGCTAATAATgattaataaaataaacaaaacgGTTAAACAGGCTAAATAAATGGGCGTAACGGCAACGCGTTCAACGACTTGTAGTTGGAAATTTTGTCGCCTAGTGTGTTTTAGTGACGCACCAATTATGACGGTACGTGGCGAGCATGGAGAGTGTGTTCCGGACAGCACTGACTTAACGGCCGTAAACGCAGACCAAACGACAAAATAAAAGCGCCGTCGTATATTTTTGTCATTATACCACACCTCGTAAATATGAacgaatttttttaaaaaacaaatagaaaaagaaaaataggaATGAAAATCCTCTCTCCAATTCACAACAAACACAGACTACCCTATCTCGTTTTGTTTTCCTTAAATTCCgattaatttcctttttttcgTCATCATCTATATCTAAGGATAAGAATCCTCCTCAAATTGCTAAGCTTCCGATCGCCGGAATCCAGTCGCCGGTCAATTGCAGTGAGGAACCTGAAATTGATGGTGGTGCTGGTGATACCGGTGGTGCTGGTACGGAATCTCGCACGGAGTTCGCTGCACATGGCAAGGATAGTAGCACACTTTGCCTGTGCCTCTTTGAAACCCGACCGCTGTCGGAGAATAGAATCTCTTCGGCGGCGAATCAAAGTCAGAGTAGAGCGATTTCGACGGCGAACACTCGCCGCCGGTGGACGTCGTAGACTGAGATGGCGAGCCTTGCTTCTGCGAATTCGGCGGAGATAAAATCGCTCTGATCTTATAGGAACGAGAAGTAGTGGAAGAAACACGATCGTACTCTTCGATTAGATTAGCTAAATCCTCGTCGGACTTGATCGTAATCAACGTCTCCAGATCGCCGTCCGGCAATTGACACCTGAGAATGACGGACTGGCCGCAGAACTCGGTGAGCTTCACCATTAATTCTGTAACataaaaacacaaaatcaGCAACAGTAATCCGAAATTCGCAACAGTAAATCCAAAATCGAGTCACAGCTTACGGTCAAAAGTGAAGGAATGAAGTGAAACTGAACGAACCTGAGAAGGAAATGGAGGGATGGACGGAGAGGACGCGGGTGTGGCCGCCGACGTAACGGAGCTCGCCGTCGGTGTAGCGGAGGAGGATCTTGCCGCCGTAGCTGCAGagaaattttagggtttcgGCGGTGGGTTTGGGTTGGTTGCCAGCTCCCATAGTGTGAGTGGTttgaagttgaagaaggaTATAGAAAAATTGGAGAGGGATTTTGTTGAAGGCTAAaagtgaggaggaggagagttgGGGGCTTGAGGCTTCAAACCTCAGGGAGTGATTTTGGGGATTATTTATAGAAGCATTTGGGGGAAATGGGTAACGTCAGCTAGAGATCCACACGCAAGGGAAAAGTAAGGACGGGGGTGGTTTGCGTTATTATTCGGATATTCTTTTCTTAAACAAAGGGATGCGGAGTGGGCCTGGGCTGACCCGTTAAGGTTGGCAAGGGTGTGGAAGCATCATGA containing:
- the LOC126794726 gene encoding uncharacterized protein LOC126794726, whose protein sequence is MGAGNQPKPTAETLKFLCSYGGKILLRYTDGELRYVGGHTRVLSVHPSISFSELMVKLTEFCGQSVILRCQLPDGDLETLITIKSDEDLANLIEEYDRVSSTTSRSYKIRAILSPPNSQKQGSPSQSTTSTGGECSPSKSLYSDFDSPPKRFYSPTAVGFQRGTGKVCYYPCHVQRTPCEIPYQHHRYHQHHHQFQVPHCN